Proteins encoded within one genomic window of Candidatus Scalindua japonica:
- a CDS encoding SurA N-terminal domain-containing protein — MAATSWFRRNQKKLLGVLVVFLMLIWGIGPAAEYIIPKPGVGEILGQKITQDQFSNTATRWSRIFFRDSKEPVAQQVWRQMALIGQAENMGIVITKDELAQEIRNFFPVDPRIFEDKEGFRRLIGNVFHLTEPQFEQTIKEYLLSRKLQYLLKSSVKVTRNEAFQRYIKENEQVKIKYAALSARNFIRRVEIKEDEIKSFYDKYKENYPDVAEGIWGYKEPEKVKVEYIIAKSDEVEKQINITDEEMRKYYEEKKALMFKKESVEKPDETSVSEFKPYDEVKTQIKNNMLLRERETMLNKRIADVDNDIYENIDKEGFISFAKLAEKYGLSHVVATNRNNGTNYFTKEELREVFIDLPQFPQQVFEREVNDPSTPISSAEGKLIFRVIEKVEPLIPPYKVIHDKVAEDLRYEKAFEETEEFAKKCLEKVNQTSFEEGIKFIENETGKLAIVETKYVCRPGIFGEGDDTEVLEPEKAKIAETAFGLKVGTSAIAVENRGEKTCYVITLADRKRVDPKEFEEKKDEIMQQYLMEKQFAFSTEWESWIGTKTQLGKSKS, encoded by the coding sequence ATGGCTGCAACAAGCTGGTTTAGAAGAAATCAGAAAAAACTCCTGGGTGTTCTAGTCGTGTTTTTAATGTTAATTTGGGGGATTGGTCCTGCGGCGGAATACATTATTCCAAAGCCTGGTGTCGGGGAGATCCTTGGTCAGAAAATCACTCAGGACCAGTTTAGTAATACTGCCACCAGATGGTCACGGATTTTTTTCAGAGATTCCAAAGAACCGGTAGCCCAACAGGTGTGGCGGCAGATGGCGCTCATCGGTCAGGCGGAGAACATGGGAATAGTCATTACGAAAGATGAACTTGCGCAGGAGATACGAAATTTTTTTCCTGTTGACCCGCGCATCTTTGAAGATAAAGAAGGTTTCAGGCGTTTGATTGGAAATGTATTTCATTTGACAGAACCGCAGTTTGAACAAACTATAAAAGAATATCTTTTATCCCGTAAACTTCAATACCTCTTAAAAAGCTCCGTAAAGGTTACCAGGAATGAGGCATTCCAGCGATATATCAAAGAAAATGAGCAGGTAAAAATCAAATATGCTGCCCTTAGTGCCAGGAATTTTATCCGTCGGGTTGAAATCAAAGAGGACGAGATTAAATCTTTTTACGACAAGTATAAAGAAAATTATCCTGATGTTGCAGAGGGGATATGGGGCTATAAAGAACCTGAAAAAGTTAAAGTTGAATATATAATCGCAAAGTCTGATGAAGTAGAGAAACAGATTAATATTACTGATGAAGAAATGCGAAAATATTATGAAGAAAAAAAAGCCCTTATGTTCAAAAAAGAATCCGTAGAAAAACCGGATGAAACTTCTGTATCAGAATTCAAGCCTTATGATGAAGTGAAAACACAAATTAAAAATAATATGCTTCTCAGAGAGCGCGAAACAATGCTTAACAAACGTATTGCTGATGTGGATAATGACATATATGAAAATATTGACAAAGAAGGGTTTATCAGTTTTGCTAAACTTGCTGAGAAATATGGTCTTTCACATGTTGTCGCTACAAACAGGAATAACGGGACAAACTATTTCACAAAAGAAGAATTAAGGGAAGTGTTTATTGATCTCCCACAATTCCCCCAGCAGGTATTTGAAAGGGAAGTCAATGATCCATCGACCCCTATAAGTTCTGCGGAAGGTAAACTTATTTTTCGTGTAATAGAAAAAGTCGAACCACTTATACCTCCTTATAAAGTGATCCATGATAAAGTTGCCGAAGATCTACGTTATGAAAAAGCATTTGAAGAGACGGAAGAGTTTGCGAAAAAATGCCTTGAAAAAGTAAATCAGACATCTTTTGAAGAGGGTATAAAATTTATAGAAAATGAGACCGGTAAATTAGCAATAGTAGAAACAAAATATGTCTGTAGACCGGGTATATTTGGTGAAGGTGATGACACGGAGGTATTGGAACCGGAAAAAGCTAAAATTGCAGAAACTGCTTTCGGTTTAAAAGTTGGGACCTCGGCCATTGCTGTTGAAAACAGAGGTGAAAAGACATGTTATGTAATAACATTGGCGGATAGAAAGCGGGTTGATCCAAAGGAATTCGAAGAAAAGAAAGATGAAATAATGCAACAATATCTTATGGAAAAACAGTTTGCATTTTCGACTGAATGGGAATCCTGGATAGGAACAAAGACTCAATTGGGTAAGAGCAAAAGCTAA
- the topA gene encoding type I DNA topoisomerase — MDKNLVIVESPAKAKTIEGYLGKDFTVQSCFGHVRDLPKTNKAIDIKNGFQPTYEIPKEKKDVIKDLKKSAKNADVVWLATDDDREGEAISWHLNEALKLDEKNTRRIVFGEITKQAILNAIESPRTIDIDLVNAQQARRILDRLVGFELSPILWKKIQRGLSAGRVQSVAVRMVVEREREIEQFESKSFFKVSAEFLVEGDKVLKAELSERFSSEKEAHGFLSKCVGATFSISNLEKKPGQKKPAAPFTTSTLQQEASLKLGFSVAQTMTLAQRLYESGKITYMRTDSVSLSQLALDNAAKEIVSAYGTEYSEARQYTTKSSSAQEAHEAIRPTDFSEKSAGSDRNQARLYELIWKRAIASQMANARIERTTATVAISTVHQTMKATGEVITFEGFLKVYLESNVEEKDEEESKGLLPPLKVGQELNLDKMRAVQRFTRSPARFTEASLVKKLEEMGIGRPSTYAPTISTIQKRGYVLKEHRDGQEREYLEIILADNKVDSFTRKEITGAEKAKLFPTDVARIVNDFLVKNFSRVTDYSFTASIEKEFDDIATGKLEWDKMIGAFYGSFHEKVEATEAIDRSEVDTSRELGKDPKTGRTLLVRLGPYGPMAQIGTTEELEEEEKPKYAGLLKGQLLESITFEEALNLFKLPREVGTYEGKVITAAIGRFGPYIRHDSKFVSLKGDDDPYTVEQERAIELIEAKRKADAEKHIKSFDENPDVQVLNGRYGPYIKMGKKNVKIPKDIEPKNLTLKECLDLAEKAPEKRARGGKKKTVTKKKK, encoded by the coding sequence ATGGATAAAAACCTTGTAATAGTAGAGTCACCGGCAAAAGCAAAAACAATTGAGGGTTATCTCGGGAAAGACTTTACGGTACAATCATGTTTCGGCCATGTCCGGGACCTTCCCAAGACCAACAAAGCTATTGATATAAAAAACGGGTTTCAGCCAACATATGAAATCCCTAAAGAAAAAAAAGACGTTATAAAGGACCTTAAAAAGTCTGCAAAGAATGCTGACGTTGTATGGTTGGCAACTGATGATGATCGAGAAGGAGAAGCGATATCATGGCACTTAAACGAAGCGCTTAAATTAGATGAAAAAAATACTCGCAGAATTGTTTTTGGAGAGATCACTAAACAGGCAATATTAAATGCGATTGAGTCACCAAGAACAATTGATATTGATCTTGTCAACGCTCAGCAGGCCAGGAGGATTCTGGACAGGCTTGTTGGGTTTGAATTATCACCCATCTTATGGAAAAAGATCCAACGCGGCCTATCTGCCGGGAGGGTCCAGTCTGTTGCTGTAAGAATGGTAGTAGAAAGAGAACGCGAAATTGAACAATTTGAATCTAAGTCATTTTTCAAAGTAAGCGCAGAGTTCTTAGTTGAAGGTGACAAAGTGTTGAAAGCGGAGTTGTCCGAAAGGTTTTCATCCGAAAAGGAGGCTCATGGATTTTTATCCAAATGTGTTGGAGCCACTTTCTCAATAAGTAATTTGGAGAAAAAACCGGGGCAGAAAAAGCCGGCGGCGCCATTTACTACTTCTACATTGCAACAGGAAGCCAGCCTTAAACTCGGTTTTTCCGTAGCGCAAACTATGACCTTGGCTCAACGTTTATATGAATCCGGTAAAATCACCTATATGAGGACAGATTCTGTAAGCCTTTCACAATTAGCACTGGATAACGCCGCAAAGGAAATAGTTTCCGCGTATGGTACCGAATATTCGGAAGCAAGACAATACACTACCAAGTCGAGCTCCGCACAGGAAGCACATGAGGCTATCAGGCCGACAGACTTTTCAGAAAAAAGTGCTGGAAGTGATAGAAACCAGGCGCGTCTTTATGAGTTGATCTGGAAGCGGGCAATTGCATCACAAATGGCTAATGCACGTATAGAAAGAACCACAGCGACAGTCGCTATCTCCACGGTCCACCAAACGATGAAAGCGACAGGTGAGGTCATTACATTTGAAGGGTTTCTGAAGGTTTACCTTGAATCAAATGTTGAAGAAAAGGATGAAGAGGAAAGCAAAGGGCTTTTACCACCACTAAAAGTCGGTCAGGAGCTCAACCTTGATAAAATGAGGGCGGTTCAAAGGTTTACCAGATCTCCAGCAAGGTTTACTGAAGCAAGCTTGGTTAAGAAGCTGGAGGAGATGGGTATCGGCAGGCCATCTACCTATGCTCCCACCATTTCCACCATACAAAAAAGAGGATATGTGCTCAAAGAACACAGAGATGGCCAGGAGAGAGAATATCTTGAAATAATCCTGGCCGATAACAAAGTTGATTCCTTCACAAGAAAGGAAATTACCGGCGCAGAAAAAGCCAAACTCTTCCCAACAGATGTTGCCAGGATAGTCAACGACTTTCTTGTAAAAAATTTTTCAAGAGTCACTGACTATTCTTTTACCGCTTCCATAGAAAAAGAATTTGATGATATTGCCACCGGAAAGCTGGAGTGGGATAAAATGATTGGGGCGTTTTATGGTAGCTTTCATGAAAAAGTAGAAGCGACGGAAGCAATAGACCGGTCGGAGGTAGACACCTCAAGAGAATTGGGAAAGGACCCTAAAACGGGAAGGACACTGTTGGTCAGGCTGGGGCCATACGGTCCAATGGCTCAAATTGGAACGACAGAAGAGCTTGAAGAAGAAGAGAAACCTAAATATGCAGGTCTGCTAAAAGGGCAGTTGCTGGAATCCATTACTTTTGAGGAAGCCCTAAACTTATTTAAGCTGCCGAGAGAAGTTGGTACGTATGAAGGCAAAGTAATTACTGCCGCAATTGGCAGGTTTGGGCCATATATTCGACACGATAGCAAATTTGTTTCGTTAAAAGGTGATGATGACCCTTATACTGTTGAGCAAGAGAGGGCCATTGAACTTATAGAGGCTAAACGTAAAGCGGATGCGGAAAAGCATATCAAGTCATTTGACGAAAACCCTGATGTACAAGTGCTAAATGGCAGGTACGGGCCTTACATAAAGATGGGTAAAAAGAATGTCAAAATACCAAAGGATATAGAACCTAAAAATCTTACCCTTAAAGAGTGCCTCGATCTTGCAGAAAAAGCTCCTGAAAAGAGAGCAAGGGGAGGGAAGAAAAAGACCGTTACTAAAAAGAAAAAGTAG
- a CDS encoding trypsin-like peptidase domain-containing protein: protein MLLLSQSVSLGGEAEELRKDLLELEKVIDPFVRIFQKVSRLVAPSVVSIVAEGAYGTHTDPHEEGGSSFSSPDDKNNKSQNPNKPSFGSGIVIKKSGYILTNFHVVHGFENGRITVTLSNGDKYDAAMVGQDPNTDLAILKIACEDLREAVLGDPKSVNVGDWVIAIGNPFGYNQTVSAGIVSAIGRTHITPFAKPFAYEDFIQTDAAINPGNSGGPLVNLHGEIIGVNSAIATRTGGFQGVGFAISMEIANEVISDLIEKGRVVRGYLGVGLQDINDSLATYLNLGSKSDVMREFRLDSDKGAFISEVWQGTPASKGKILPGDVIIAFGGRKILNIDDLQKAIRVSEVNSNVAVTVIRNREEKLLTINIDEQPESMSGRSYVTIRKLIEQTSLSIGLAVETLPPEVEEGHGVLVKYVVSDSPSEKAGILPGDIILRVGSSDIKGVSEFQTVLKGFVDKGVTISLYIKSKGYVTLKY, encoded by the coding sequence TTGCTTTTACTCAGCCAGAGTGTATCTCTTGGTGGCGAAGCGGAGGAATTAAGAAAAGATCTTTTAGAATTGGAAAAGGTTATAGATCCATTTGTACGAATTTTCCAAAAAGTATCACGCTTGGTGGCTCCTTCCGTAGTAAGCATTGTTGCAGAAGGTGCTTATGGCACACACACTGACCCCCATGAAGAAGGGGGCTCTTCTTTTTCATCTCCTGACGACAAGAACAATAAATCTCAAAATCCTAACAAGCCAAGTTTTGGTTCCGGAATAGTAATAAAAAAATCAGGATATATCCTTACTAATTTTCATGTTGTGCACGGTTTTGAAAATGGAAGAATTACGGTCACCTTATCTAACGGGGACAAGTATGATGCAGCAATGGTCGGCCAGGACCCAAACACAGATCTGGCAATTTTGAAGATTGCTTGTGAAGATCTCAGAGAAGCTGTTCTTGGAGACCCAAAGAGTGTAAATGTTGGGGACTGGGTCATCGCTATCGGCAATCCATTTGGGTACAACCAGACCGTTTCAGCAGGAATTGTAAGTGCAATAGGAAGAACGCACATTACCCCATTTGCCAAACCTTTTGCATATGAAGATTTTATTCAGACAGATGCCGCAATTAATCCGGGTAACAGCGGTGGTCCTCTGGTAAATCTGCACGGTGAGATTATCGGTGTTAATTCTGCTATCGCAACACGTACAGGAGGATTTCAGGGAGTTGGATTTGCGATATCCATGGAAATTGCAAATGAGGTTATATCCGACTTGATTGAAAAGGGCAGAGTTGTAAGAGGTTACCTGGGGGTTGGGCTTCAAGATATAAATGACAGCCTGGCCACATATTTGAACTTAGGCAGTAAAAGCGATGTGATGAGAGAATTTCGTCTTGATTCGGATAAGGGGGCTTTCATATCCGAGGTTTGGCAGGGTACTCCTGCGTCAAAAGGAAAAATTCTTCCTGGTGACGTTATCATTGCGTTTGGCGGACGCAAAATTTTAAATATAGACGACTTACAGAAAGCTATAAGAGTTTCAGAAGTTAACAGTAATGTCGCTGTAACAGTCATTCGTAACAGAGAAGAAAAACTATTAACAATCAATATCGATGAACAACCTGAAAGCATGTCCGGGCGGTCGTATGTAACAATCAGGAAGCTTATTGAGCAAACAAGCCTCAGTATAGGTTTAGCAGTAGAAACCTTACCCCCGGAAGTTGAAGAGGGGCATGGAGTACTGGTAAAATATGTAGTAAGCGATAGTCCTTCAGAGAAAGCTGGTATTTTACCCGGTGATATAATCTTAAGAGTTGGTTCCAGTGATATAAAGGGTGTCAGTGAATTTCAAACAGTATTGAAGGGGTTTGTAGATAAGGGCGTAACCATTTCCCTATATATCAAATCAAAGGGCTATGTTACATTGAAATATTAA
- a CDS encoding dTMP kinase, which translates to MKNPDNNNNNEQEQNSNMKKGKLLVIEGTDGSGKTVQAGLLVERLSKKGDQVQMTDFPQYGKSFFAKMIEKYLKGEYGWPQELRDHLIKHPPAERTSFTADNKSAGRLESRPNEVNPYLTSLLYAGDRWEANKQMHKWLEEGSIIISNRYVCSNMAHQGAKICDSVERKQFFKWIEELEHEVYGVPKADLTIFLHVPIKISQELIKARSRESEGLKSEVDLHEKDTEYMKRVRDTYLELAAGDSNWHTIECTENNQLKSKEEISEEIWNTINKILH; encoded by the coding sequence ATGAAGAATCCGGATAATAACAACAATAATGAACAAGAACAGAACAGTAATATGAAAAAAGGTAAGCTTCTTGTAATTGAAGGGACCGATGGAAGCGGAAAAACGGTGCAAGCCGGTCTTCTCGTGGAAAGGCTGTCTAAAAAAGGCGATCAAGTCCAAATGACAGATTTTCCACAATATGGCAAGTCCTTTTTTGCAAAGATGATTGAGAAATATTTGAAAGGTGAATACGGTTGGCCACAGGAATTGAGAGATCATCTTATAAAACATCCACCTGCTGAGAGGACAAGTTTTACTGCTGACAATAAGAGTGCGGGACGACTTGAGTCACGCCCCAATGAGGTTAATCCATATCTGACTTCCCTTCTTTACGCGGGAGATAGATGGGAGGCAAATAAACAAATGCACAAATGGCTGGAAGAAGGTAGTATAATTATATCTAATCGTTATGTCTGCTCAAATATGGCCCATCAAGGAGCAAAGATCTGTGATTCGGTAGAGCGAAAACAATTTTTTAAATGGATCGAGGAGCTTGAACATGAAGTTTACGGCGTCCCAAAGGCAGACCTGACTATTTTTCTGCATGTTCCGATAAAAATTTCTCAAGAGTTAATTAAAGCCCGATCAAGAGAATCAGAAGGGTTGAAATCAGAAGTGGATCTACACGAAAAAGATACAGAGTACATGAAGAGAGTTCGGGATACTTATCTTGAACTTGCAGCTGGTGATAGTAACTGGCACACTATAGAGTGCACAGAAAACAATCAATTAAAATCTAAAGAAGAAATTTCAGAAGAGATTTGGAATACGATAAATAAAATTTTACATTAG
- a CDS encoding hemerythrin domain-containing protein — translation MENILKKDIRAVIDEYPEVGRILEEYNIGCAPCSVGSCLVSDVVGVHGLDPQTEATLMYKIEKAVYPDRDIPEPKVDMSKVVPKEINYSPAVKNLVDEHVLIKRLLALIPTITDFVENSATVDKELIMNCIDFIRGYADKFHHMKEEDILFKYVDEKSEIIKVMYEDHVTGRNHVKNVVEGAETGNKAQIKEHLHGYRDLLTQHIKKEDEILYPWIERQMSDRQIGELFQRCSAADASVGEELPKRYEKFIIDLEEKFAKEN, via the coding sequence TTGGAAAATATATTGAAAAAAGATATAAGGGCGGTTATAGATGAATATCCGGAAGTTGGGCGCATTTTGGAAGAATATAATATTGGTTGTGCCCCATGTTCTGTTGGAAGCTGTCTGGTTAGCGATGTCGTTGGGGTCCATGGCCTCGACCCACAAACAGAAGCTACTTTGATGTATAAAATAGAAAAAGCTGTTTATCCGGATAGAGATATTCCGGAACCGAAGGTAGACATGTCAAAGGTGGTACCGAAAGAGATAAATTATTCTCCTGCAGTAAAAAATCTTGTAGACGAGCATGTACTGATTAAACGGCTCCTGGCTTTAATTCCTACTATTACTGATTTTGTCGAGAACAGTGCGACGGTAGATAAAGAGCTGATTATGAATTGTATTGATTTCATACGAGGTTATGCCGATAAGTTCCATCATATGAAGGAAGAGGACATCCTTTTTAAATATGTTGACGAAAAGTCGGAGATAATTAAGGTTATGTACGAAGACCATGTTACCGGAAGGAACCATGTTAAAAATGTCGTCGAAGGTGCAGAGACGGGAAACAAGGCACAGATCAAAGAGCATTTACATGGATACAGAGATTTGCTGACTCAGCATATAAAAAAGGAAGATGAAATCTTATATCCATGGATAGAACGTCAAATGTCTGATAGGCAGATTGGCGAACTATTTCAGAGGTGTAGTGCGGCAGATGCATCTGTAGGAGAAGAGCTGCCGAAGAGATATGAAAAATTTATAATTGATTTAGAAGAAAAATTTGCAAAGGAGAATTAA
- a CDS encoding 4Fe-4S ferredoxin translates to MSDCCPGSKTMDFSDSAQGEDETGARQSQLKQWPIQLHLVSPQAPYFQERDILLAADCVPFTLADFHKDHLKGKSLAIACPKLDSDQEIYVDKIASLIDDSKINTLTVMIMQVPCCGGLSQIAKSGAEKATRKIPVKQVVVSVEGGQILSEEWL, encoded by the coding sequence ATGAGTGATTGCTGCCCAGGATCAAAAACAATGGATTTTAGTGACAGTGCGCAGGGCGAAGATGAAACAGGCGCACGCCAATCTCAGCTGAAACAGTGGCCTATCCAGTTACACCTGGTTTCTCCACAGGCACCTTATTTTCAAGAGAGAGATATTTTACTTGCCGCAGACTGTGTACCTTTTACTTTGGCAGATTTCCACAAGGACCACCTTAAAGGAAAAAGCCTGGCTATTGCCTGTCCAAAGTTGGATTCAGATCAGGAAATTTATGTGGACAAGATTGCTTCTTTAATTGATGACTCAAAGATCAATACATTAACAGTAATGATCATGCAGGTACCATGTTGTGGTGGATTATCTCAGATTGCAAAATCTGGTGCGGAAAAGGCTACACGTAAGATACCCGTTAAACAGGTTGTTGTAAGCGTTGAAGGCGGACAAATCTTATCCGAAGAATGGCTTTAA
- the thiL gene encoding thiamine-phosphate kinase, translating to MDEFSFIKWIKSNQKKDRNVIIGIGDDCASIRINDENMFLVSTDMLVEGTHFDLKKNTPGEIGSKSIACSISDIAAMGCSAKYAVVSICFPHETETEFARELYRGINKMADAFSIKIIGGDIVSGKKTLVVNVTIYGRNEGLKTISRSGARADDALMITGELGGSILGKHITFKPRLKEGLLLNKKFNINSMIDISDGLAADLGHILEESRVGAILYEDEIPISEDAKELARKTGFSALHHALYDGEDYELLFTLSGRESQKLLASKSFPSRLSKIGYIDKSKGIRIVDTYGNQKK from the coding sequence ATGGATGAATTTTCTTTTATAAAATGGATAAAAAGTAATCAAAAAAAAGACAGGAATGTTATCATTGGTATTGGTGACGATTGCGCGTCTATAAGGATTAATGATGAAAATATGTTTCTGGTTTCCACGGATATGTTGGTAGAAGGTACACATTTTGACTTGAAAAAAAATACGCCGGGAGAAATAGGAAGCAAATCAATTGCCTGTAGTATCAGCGATATTGCCGCTATGGGTTGTTCGGCAAAATACGCGGTGGTTTCAATCTGTTTTCCTCACGAGACTGAGACGGAATTTGCCAGAGAATTGTACCGTGGTATAAATAAAATGGCCGATGCCTTTAGCATTAAAATAATAGGTGGAGATATTGTCAGCGGCAAAAAAACACTTGTTGTCAATGTAACTATATATGGCAGAAATGAAGGATTAAAAACCATATCCCGCTCTGGCGCCAGGGCAGATGATGCTCTTATGATAACCGGCGAGTTAGGCGGTTCAATATTAGGAAAACACATCACGTTCAAACCTCGCTTGAAAGAAGGTCTGTTATTAAATAAAAAATTTAATATAAACTCTATGATAGATATTAGTGACGGTTTGGCGGCAGACCTTGGTCATATTCTTGAGGAGAGCAGAGTTGGCGCTATTTTATATGAAGATGAAATTCCAATATCTGAAGATGCAAAGGAGCTGGCACGCAAGACCGGGTTTTCAGCGCTTCATCATGCTCTTTACGATGGTGAGGACTACGAACTGCTTTTTACTCTTTCCGGTAGAGAGTCACAGAAACTTTTAGCATCCAAGTCTTTTCCTTCACGGTTGTCAAAGATTGGCTATATCGACAAGTCAAAGGGAATAAGAATTGTGGACACATACGGTAATCAAAAAAAATAA
- the tsaE gene encoding tRNA (adenosine(37)-N6)-threonylcarbamoyltransferase complex ATPase subunit type 1 TsaE, with amino-acid sequence MEQTIELGSLVGFLLKAGDVVALSGQLGAGKTHFTKGIAKGQGVKDIKAVTSPSYVIVKQHTGRLPIYHFDAYRLKSADEMYEIDCVGFFWGEGISIIEWAEKVMECLPDEFIKITINILGKTSRGINVSYQGERYRNFMEEVKEKVKCLK; translated from the coding sequence ATCGAGCAGACAATCGAACTTGGCAGCTTAGTAGGCTTCCTCCTTAAAGCAGGTGACGTAGTCGCGCTTTCAGGTCAACTTGGCGCTGGTAAAACACATTTCACAAAGGGAATCGCGAAAGGCCAGGGAGTGAAGGACATAAAAGCAGTCACAAGTCCGAGCTATGTTATTGTTAAGCAACATACTGGTAGGTTGCCGATTTATCATTTCGATGCATACAGGTTAAAATCAGCAGATGAAATGTATGAAATTGACTGTGTCGGGTTTTTCTGGGGAGAGGGGATATCAATTATTGAATGGGCTGAGAAAGTAATGGAATGTCTACCGGACGAGTTTATAAAAATAACAATTAATATTCTGGGTAAAACATCAAGAGGTATTAATGTGTCTTATCAGGGAGAAAGATACAGGAATTTTATGGAAGAGGTTAAGGAGAAGGTTAAGTGTCTAAAATAA
- the mutL gene encoding DNA mismatch repair endonuclease MutL has protein sequence MSKIKVLPETVVNKIAAGEVIERPASVLKELIENAIDAGATHIEIQLEDGGKKLIKVTDNGMGMDGDDVEIAFLSHATSKLRSDDDLFSVDTLGFRGEALPSIGAISQTRIISRTKDVFIGSEIHIEGGNLGKIKEIGAPEGTQIDVRNLFYNTPVRRKFLKSTQTEMAHITEMVTRYALSYPNIHFNAIHNGKDVLNFPIAKNLKERINTIFGKEVGGNLIEINLKEPDLSIYGYILPPTHNRPNSKMQFIFLNGRYIRDNTIFHAINAAYRNFMMSRRSPIVFLLLQIDSREVDVNVHPTKIEVRFKNTGFIHDQLHATIRSALMQTEVHSSFQVTRQQNRPGTESVTKAANTFAGDAEAQHRQEKGVLSDERKESVIKSMSDFFLTSLDKNKEAPYQKSEPIPSVMLSSEEKPLFKQESKITSYIQIHNSYIVEETAEGLNIIDQHALHEVVLYHEIWEHIKSSKLAIQKLLIPELIELAPRDFVTIMGLREKFETLGLEIEEFGKSTIAVRTHPQILKNLDFHALIQTVLEEIDSDEVKSETDNILRKIVQVMACKGAVKAGQRLASQEIQSLLEQRTDNIVTGFCPHGRPTALEFKISELEKQFKRI, from the coding sequence GTGTCTAAAATAAAGGTTTTACCAGAAACCGTTGTAAATAAAATAGCTGCAGGTGAGGTCATCGAGCGTCCCGCGTCAGTTTTAAAAGAGCTGATTGAGAACGCTATTGATGCAGGTGCAACGCATATTGAGATACAACTGGAGGATGGTGGTAAAAAGCTTATAAAAGTTACTGACAATGGTATGGGGATGGATGGGGATGATGTCGAGATCGCGTTTTTAAGCCATGCCACTAGCAAGTTGAGAAGTGATGATGACCTTTTCTCTGTTGATACACTGGGTTTTCGAGGGGAAGCTCTTCCAAGCATAGGGGCAATTTCACAGACAAGAATCATCTCCCGAACAAAGGACGTATTTATTGGCTCAGAGATTCATATTGAGGGAGGAAATCTTGGTAAGATTAAAGAAATAGGAGCGCCAGAGGGTACGCAGATCGATGTACGAAATCTATTTTATAATACACCGGTCAGGCGTAAATTTCTCAAAAGCACTCAAACGGAAATGGCACATATTACAGAAATGGTTACAAGGTACGCGTTATCGTATCCAAATATCCATTTTAATGCTATTCATAACGGTAAAGATGTCTTAAACTTTCCAATTGCTAAAAACTTGAAGGAAAGGATAAATACCATTTTTGGAAAAGAAGTAGGTGGAAATCTTATTGAAATAAATTTAAAAGAACCTGATCTCTCTATATATGGTTATATCCTGCCACCAACCCATAATCGTCCAAATTCAAAGATGCAATTTATCTTTCTTAACGGAAGGTATATTCGAGACAATACAATATTTCACGCTATTAATGCCGCTTATCGAAACTTCATGATGTCCAGAAGATCACCCATTGTTTTTTTGCTTCTTCAGATTGATAGCAGAGAAGTGGATGTTAATGTACATCCAACGAAGATTGAAGTCAGATTTAAAAATACGGGATTTATCCATGATCAGCTACATGCGACAATACGTTCAGCCCTTATGCAGACAGAAGTCCACTCTTCATTTCAGGTAACAAGACAACAGAATCGCCCTGGTACCGAATCTGTTACTAAAGCTGCCAATACATTTGCGGGAGATGCTGAGGCGCAACACAGACAGGAAAAAGGCGTTTTATCGGATGAAAGAAAAGAGTCTGTGATTAAGTCTATGTCTGACTTCTTTTTGACGTCTTTAGACAAAAACAAGGAAGCACCATATCAGAAAAGCGAGCCTATACCGTCCGTCATGCTATCTTCAGAAGAGAAACCTTTATTCAAACAAGAAAGCAAGATCACCTCTTACATACAAATCCATAATTCATACATAGTTGAAGAAACTGCAGAGGGTTTAAACATAATTGATCAGCACGCTCTGCATGAAGTTGTCCTTTACCACGAAATATGGGAACATATTAAATCATCAAAACTTGCAATACAAAAACTGTTAATCCCAGAGTTAATAGAACTGGCACCCCGTGATTTTGTTACAATTATGGGCCTTAGAGAGAAGTTTGAAACTTTAGGTTTAGAAATAGAAGAATTTGGAAAAAGTACAATAGCAGTTCGCACACATCCTCAAATATTGAAAAATCTGGATTTTCATGCACTTATTCAAACGGTTTTAGAAGAAATTGATAGTGATGAAGTTAAAAGTGAAACAGATAATATTTTGAGAAAAATCGTCCAGGTAATGGCATGTAAAGGTGCTGTCAAAGCAGGCCAGCGGCTTGCATCACAAGAGATCCAGTCGCTTTTAGAACAGAGAACAGACAATATAGTTACCGGTTTTTGCCCACATGGGCGCCCCACAGCGCTTGAATTTAAAATATCAGAACTTGAAAAACAATTCAAAAGAATCTAG